The DNA segment TTGTCTGTATAAATAAATCTGCAAGTGGAAGAAGCCAAGCCAAAAGGGCATCTGCTTAATCGAACTATTCAGATTCTAAAAAATGAGTTGGTGGTGGGCTGGAGCAATCGGTGCTGCCAAGGCAAGATCAACAactattcattttctttttccttttttcatttctattattattattaacatttaattGCTTTTTTTCTGCAGAAGAAATTCGAGGAAGAGGAACCGCCGCGAAGCTTCCAGAGCGTGGGCCTGGTGATCGGCGTGACGGGCATCGTGGGCAACAGCCTCGCCGAGATCCTCCCTCTCGCCGACACCCCCGCCGGTCCATGGAAGGTCTACGGCGTCGCACGCCGCCCCCGTCCGCCGTGGAACGCCGACCATCCTGTCGAGTACATCCAGTGCGACGTCTCCGATCCCGCCGACGCCGAAGCCAAACTCTCCGCCCTAACCGACGTCACTCACGTCTTCTTCGTGTCGTGGACCAACCGCTCCACCGAAGCAGAAAACTGCGAAGTTAACGGCGCTATGTTACAGAACGTGCTTCGCGCCGTTATCCCCAACGCCCCCAATCTCCGCCACGTGTCACTCCAGACAGGCGGCAAGCACTACATCGGACCCTTCGAATTCATCGGCAAGATCGAATCTCATGAACCTCCCTTCGCGGAGGATATGCCGCGTTTGGATGCGCCCAATTTTTATTACACCCAAGAGGATATTCTTTTTGAAGAAACCGCTAAGAAAGAGGGTTTGACCTGGTCAGTTCACAGACCCCAAGTAATCTTTGGGTTTTCGCCTTACAGTTTAATGAACATGATTGGGACGCTCAGCGTGTACGCCGCAATTTGCAAGCACGAGGGTGTTCCGTTGAGATTCCCCGGCACGAGAGGCGCGTGGGAGAGTTATTCTTGTGCCTCCGATGCGGATTTGATTGCGGAGCAGCACATTTGGGCCGCGGTTGATCCCTACGCGCGGAACGAGGCGTTTAACTGCTCCAATGGAGACGTGTTCAGGTGGAAGCATCTTTGGAAGGTGCTGGCGGAACAGTTTGGGATTGAGGAGTATGGGTTTGAGGAAGAAGGTTTGAGTTTGTCGGAATTGATGAAGGATAAGGGTCCTGTTTGGGATGAGATTGTGAGTGAGAATCAGCTTCTGCCTACCAAGCTTGACGAGGTTGCTGATTGGTGGTTTGTGGATCTTATTTTCTCAGGGGAGGGAATGTTGGATAGCATGAACAAGGCCAAGGAACATGGGTTTTTGGGATTCAGGAACTCCAAGAATTCGTTCATAAGTTGGATAGACAAGACCAAGGCTTATAAGATTGTGCCTTGAATTTAATTCATTCTCTTCTTGCTGCTTCTGTTTA comes from the Glycine soja cultivar W05 chromosome 6, ASM419377v2, whole genome shotgun sequence genome and includes:
- the LOC114414755 gene encoding 3-oxo-Delta(4,5)-steroid 5-beta-reductase, encoding MSWWWAGAIGAAKKKFEEEEPPRSFQSVGLVIGVTGIVGNSLAEILPLADTPAGPWKVYGVARRPRPPWNADHPVEYIQCDVSDPADAEAKLSALTDVTHVFFVSWTNRSTEAENCEVNGAMLQNVLRAVIPNAPNLRHVSLQTGGKHYIGPFEFIGKIESHEPPFAEDMPRLDAPNFYYTQEDILFEETAKKEGLTWSVHRPQVIFGFSPYSLMNMIGTLSVYAAICKHEGVPLRFPGTRGAWESYSCASDADLIAEQHIWAAVDPYARNEAFNCSNGDVFRWKHLWKVLAEQFGIEEYGFEEEGLSLSELMKDKGPVWDEIVSENQLLPTKLDEVADWWFVDLIFSGEGMLDSMNKAKEHGFLGFRNSKNSFISWIDKTKAYKIVP